A segment of the Sanyastnella coralliicola genome:
CCGAATCTTGGAGTGATTACCGTTCCAGATGAGCGCCTCAATAAGCTGTCTGAGATTGTTCAGCCTCAGAACCTTGTACCAACTACAGTGGAGATCGTTGATATCGCCGGGTTGGTGAAAGGGGCGAGTAAGGGTGAAGGACTCGGAAATAAGTTCTTGGCGAACATTCGTGAGACCGATGCGATCATTCACGTGCTTCGTTGTTTTGATGACGGAAATGTAGTTCACGTTGATGGGAGCGTAGATCCAGTGCGCGATAAGGAGATCATTGATACTGAGCTTCAGTTGAAAGATCTTGAAACGATTGGCACTCGCGTGGAAAAGGCAGCTCGTGCAGCGAAGACAGGAGATAAGGAAGCACAGAAGCAGATGGATTTCTACAACCGCGTGATTGCTACACTTGAAAATGGGCAATCAGCACGTACTGTAGAAGTGGAGGAAAGTGAAGAGCCATTGATGAAAGAGCTTCAGCTGTTGACGTCGAAGCCAATTCTATACTTGTGCAATGTTGATGAAGGTTCGGTTGTCAACGGTAACCAATACGTTGATCAGGTAAAGGCTGCAGTTGCTGCTGAGGATGCTGAAGTGCTCATTATTGGTGCGGCTATTGAAGCGGACATTGCTGAACTAGACGATCAAGAAGAGCGCGATATGTTCTTGGCAGACATCGGTTTGGAAGAGCCTGGCGTAGCGAAGTTGATCAAATCGGCTTACAATCTATTGAAGCTTCAGACATACTTCACTGCAGGTGAAAAAGAAGTTCGCGCTTGGACAATCAAGCGTGGATTCACAGCTCCACAAGCAGCTGGGGTAATCCACACTGATTTCGAAAAAGGATTCATTCGTGCTGAGGTAATTAAATATGATGACTACGTGTCATTGGGTTCCGAACAAGCGGTGAAGGAAGCTGGAAAGCTGTCGGTTGAGGGGAAGGAGTACATCGTTCAGGATGGCGATATCATGCACTTCCGCTTCAATGTATAATTTCATGCGCATCCTCGGATTCATTTCTTGTTGTTTGCTAGTTGTAGGCTTGATCAGCTGCACAGCTACAGGTGCTGAACAGGCTAGCGCCGAATCGGTAGTGCCTTCTGTACCTGCAAAAGAAGATGTGATTACTTCGATCAAAGCAACAATGCAAGCACAGGAAGAAGCCTGGAACAAAGGCGACCTAGACGCTTTCATGGATGGATACTGGGAGAGTGACTCCTTAATGTTTATTGGGAGTCGTGGATTGAATTATGGTTGGCAAACGACCCTTGACAATTACAAGAAGTCATATCCAAACCCAGAAGCCATGGGTAAGTTGAAATTCACCAACCTATACATGGATTTAGTAGATGAAAATTCTGCTCTGGTTATCGGACAATGGCAGTTATTCCGCACTCAAGACACACTTCAAGGCCATTATAGCTTAACCTGGACGATGAAGAACGGAGAATGGGTTATCATTGCAGACCATTCTAGTTAAATGAGCCTTTCGATCACCATCATCATCATCATCATTACTGTAGGTGCCAGCCTTTGGGCTTGGAATGACCGACAGAAATTGGATCAATGGATACTTAATCCATACCTCGTAGTGCACCACAAACAATATTGGCGTGTGTTGACCCATGGTTTGATTCATAAGGATCAAATGCATTTGTTCTTCAACATGTTCGTCTTCTACAGTTTCGGCGAGATCTTAGAGTTGGTGTTCACAAATCGGAATGTTTTCATTCAAGGAACTGGTTCACGCGACTTCTGGGGCGAATCAACGGGCTTGAGTTACTTCATCATTCTCTACGTTGGAGCGATCATCGCAGCCACAATCCCAGGACTCGTCAAGCACAAAGATAACCCTGGGTACAACTCGCTAGGAGCCTCAGGAGCCGTTTCAGCAATCCTTATCGTTTACATTTTGATGTTTCCAACGCATCAATTGCTCCTGTTCTTTATCATCCCAATGCCAGCTTGGCTAGCAGGAGTGCTATTCTTCGTCTACGAGTCATACATGGCGAAACGCGGCGGAACAGGCATCGCTCACGACGCTCACCTATGGGGAGCACTATTTGGTGCAGCATTCATCACGATTCTTCGTCCGGATATCTGGTGGCACTTTATCACAGAGCTACCATTCGTTGACGCTTAACGTAGGCTGTAGGCTGTATGCCGTATGCTGTATGCTGTATGCTGAACTTATGACTTAATTACCGCGATCTGCAATCCGCATTCCGTGTTCCGCGATCTGCAATCCGCAATCTGCGCTCCGCATTCCTCCTAAACAGTTGAGTTGAAGATGTAGACTACTAGGCCTACGATGACCGCTGTGAAAACCAATCCAGAACAGAACGAAACAGCGAAAGCTCTTGATATAGCACTGAACCAGTTTTTGGTTTTGAAGGCACTTGCGAGCATGTAAGTGACAATCAGTGACAATATGAACCCAACAAGAATGGCGATGTTGACGTTCAACATGGCTATTGGGACCAGCAGAATAAAGAAGGTGTTTTGCCAGCCAAGCATAAAGGCGTTAGCAGCGAGGTGTTCGGCGTAATTGTAACCCTTTTTTCTGAAGAATAGCCATGAAAACAGGGCTCGAAGAGGAGCTAAGACTAAGAACAAGGTGTTCAACAGTTGATTGAAAAGGGTGGATGCTCGGTCAAAAATCTCTGTCAGCTGAGCACGTGCTTCTTCGTTTTCGATTCCTTTGACTGCTTCGTCTATTGACTGCACTCCGTCTTCTCGTGGGCCTAGACTGAAGTTTACATTGCCGGATTCGTCGACCCTCGGTTTTAACGAGAAGTTATCGGATACGAAAACTAGGTTTAGGCTTAGAAAGGTAGCCAAGGCTGCTGTCAGGAACAAGAACCGCAAAGGGTGTACTGGACGTCTTCTGTCTTTATTGAAGTATTCATCTAAAAAGGTAGAAGGACGAAGGAATAATTCACGAAGTGTGTACAACATCCCACGTTCGAGGTTGAAGATGCCGAGCATATCTTCAGCCAAGGAACGCATGGTAATGCGCTTTAGTTCTGGTTGATCCTTTGGTTGGTTATCCACAATCTAAATATAGGGATAGTAGGTCGTTCGTTGTGGGTAGTTCGTAGTTCGTGGTGCGTAGTTCGTAGTGACTATGAATCGTTCAACTAGTAAGCCCTATTTCTCAGTGACGATGTAAAGATCCTCGTTCGGCTTTTTCATGAAGTACTCTTCCCGCGCGAATTTCTCCAGCGTTTCTGAGTTGGTGTTGAGATCATGTAGCGCTTCTCGTGTGCGCTCTGTCTCGGCCTTGAGGTATTCAGCTTCGCGCTTCATCTCATTGAGCTCTTGGCGCGAATTCATGATGAAGAAGAGATCCACATCATTGAAGAATAACATCCACACGGCGAATACGACCGGGGTGAGGACGTACTTGTTCTTAAGCCATTTCGGAATGCGGAAATTCTTCATGTATCAAAGGAACGAGAATCCTCACTCATTATGACACTATTCGTTGAATGTTGCTGACATGGTAGAGTGGATTAACTCTGGTTAGGCTTATGGCGTATGGCTTAAGGCTTAAGTGGGTTTCTAGTTATTAGTCTTTAGTCCTTAGTTCTTAGTTATCGTTTCTAGATTATCGATTCATTCCCCTAGACCCTCGACTCTCGTCTCTCGTCTAGTTAGGAACACGGAAGATTCGCGCGAAGATGTATCCGCTGACCATATGCCAAGTACCCCAGAAGGCTAGGATGACAGCGATAATGGGATTGGCGTCGAAGAAGTTGAAGACGATCATGAGGCCTAGTCCCGTGTTTTGGGTGGAGGTTTCAAGGCCAATGGTGAGTCTGTCTTGCTTGGGACGTTTCAAGAGCGTCGCCAGTCCGAAGGCGCCGAAGAAGGCGAGTCCGTTGTGTAGGATGACCCAGAGTAGGTTGCTCGGGTGAACCGATGTGAAGACTTCCCAGTTGTTCTTCACGGCAATGACGATAAATACCGTCAAGATGAGCATTGAAATGCTTTGTAGTGGTCGTTTGATCTTATCGGCAATTGCTGGTTTCCAGCGTGCGAAGAGCATACCAGTGATGGCAGGAATAAGGATGACCCATCCAATTGTGATGAGTGAATCCATGAATGGCAATGAAAAGCTGCCTTGCTCATCATTGAGTACCATACTGCTCATGGCCACGAATAAGATGGGTGTCATGAACACAGAGCTGAATGATGAAATCGTCGTCAATGTGATGCTGAGCTCAATATTCCCTCGTCCGACAAGGGAGAAGAAGTTCGAGACATTTCCACCAGGACATGCGCATAAGAGTAACATTCCGGCAGCCATGGCAGGAGAAGGCTTGATGATTAGAATCAGGAATATGGTGAGAATGGGGAGGAAGAGCAATTGCGAAACAAGTCCAACGATCACCCCGCGAGGGTTGCTGAACACATACCTTAGGTTCTCCCATCGAAGATGAAGAGCTACGCTGAACATAATGAACGCAATACACGCGTTCAGCATGATCAAGCTGTCTTCGTTGAAGTTAACTTGCACATTATTCATGTGTCGTCAGGGCTTCTTTGATCTTTTCTACTGAAACATGTTGGTGTAACAGTCCGTTCTCTGCATAAGCGAGTGAGCCTGTTTCTTCTGAGACCACAATCGCAATGGCATCACTTTGTTCAGAAATACCCAAAGCCGCACGATGACGCATTCCGATATTCTGTGGTGCCTTTTCGTTTTGTGTCACAGGCAACACGCCGCTGGCACTGACGATACGACGGTTTCGGATAAGCACAGCACCATCATGGAGTGGACTGTTCTTGAAGAAAATGCTTTCGAGGAGGTATGAGGAAAGCTTGGCGTCAACCGATCGTGATGAGCGAATGAATGCTGAAGGGTCAGAGGTACGCGCAATGACGATCAATGCTCCTGTTTTCGATTTCCCCATGCGTTCGCAGGCGTTCAATACTGCTTCATAAGCAAATTCTCCTTCTTCACCTTGGTTGAACCAGCGTTGCATGAAGCCAGGTTTACTACCCACGATCTCTCGACTACCGATGAAGAGAAGGAACTGTCGGAGTTCTTGCTGGAATACGATGATCAGGGCGATCACCCCAACACCAATGAATTGACCTAAGATCTCACCGAGCATTTGCATTTGTAGAGCGGTGACTAGTTTCCACAGGAGGTAGATCGCGAGAATACCAAAGAAAATGCGGATGGCCACAGTTCCTTTCGTGAGCTTGTACAGCTGGAAAATGATCAATCCTACCAACAGAATGTCGATGAGATCAATCAGCGTAAAATCAATGAATGCTAGCATTCGGGATGCGATCAGTGTTGAACAAAGCTAACTATTTTCACCGCTTCAACAGCTGGCTTGACATCGTGCACACGAAGTATGTCAGCGCCATTCATTAAGGCAACGGTATTTGCGGCGATTGTTCCGCTCAAAGCGTCTTCTGGCTTTATATCTAGCGGTTTATAGATCATTCCTTTTCGTGAAACACCCGCTAGAATAGGACATCGAAGCACGTCAAATTCTCGTAAACGCTTTAGTAAGTCGTAGTTGTGTTCCAGGGTTTTACCAAAACCAAAACCAGGATCAATAAAAACGTCAGAAACACCTTTTGACCTGAGAACTTGCAGTTTAGACGACAACATCTTGACTAAGTCGTTAACCACATCAGTGTAAGTCGGTGAGTTTTGCATCGTTTCAGGTGTTCCTTTCATGTGCATCAAGATATAAGGAAGCTGAGTGTCGACAACTGCGTCAAGCATGTCGTCATCAATGTTCCAAGCTGAAACGTCGTTGATGATGCTGGCTCCTGCAGAAGCCGCTTCACGCGCGACTTTGCCATAGAAGGTGTCAATGGAAATCAAAGCTTCTGGGAAGCGTTCCGCGATAGCGTGAATCAAAGGAATAACCCGTTCCAATTCTTGATCAACACTAACACGCTCAGCGCCAGGTCGAGTCGATTGCCCGCCGATATCAATAATTGAAGCGCCGTCTTTCAACATCTGTTCGGCGCTAGCCAAAGCCTGATCAACGCTTGAATTCCTTGATGCTTCATGGAAAGAGTCAGGGGTAGCATTGAGAATGCCCATGACGATTGGTTGATCAAAGTGATAAAGTTGTTCGCGAACGCGGAAAGTAAGTGCCATGATTCGACCTCGAGTTGTATCTTTCGCGGTGAAAGATAGTATCATCAATGACGGATACCAACAGTCAATACGACACGGTCACCACAAAGTGTGAAGACATCTTCTTTAAGAAGACCAAGGATTACGGGACGGCATGGCGCATTCTGCGCACATCATCGCTAACCGATCAGATCTTTATCAAGGCGAAACGCATTCGCACCATTCAAGAAACTGGACAAAACAAAGTAGGCGAAGGAATCGAAGACGAGTTCATCGGGATCATCAATTACTGTGCAATGGCATTAATTCAACTTGAATTGGGTGCAGATGCTCCGCTGGAGCTAGATCCAGATGAAGGACTGGCGCTGTATCGCCGCAAGATTGCCGACACCAAAGGACTGATGCAGAAGAAGAATCACGATTATGGTGAGGCGTGGAGAGACATGCGTGTGAGCTCATTGACGGATCTCATCTTGATGAAGTTGTTGCGTGTGAAGCAAATCGAAGACAACGAGGGTAATACCTTGATAAGCGAAGGAATTGACGCAAACTATCAAGACATGATCAACTACGCGATCTTCGCGATGATCCTGTTAAGTGAAGGGGAGTAACTTGTTAAAGCCCTGTTAAACTTCAAAACCACGGAGCACTAGCCCCGTACTTTGTACAAAAGCACCAAAATATTCGAACTATGCGATTGATCATTACCATCTCCCGAATCGTTGTAGGATCACTGTTCATTGTATCCGGACTGATCAAAATGAATGACGCTCTTGGCTTCATGTATAAGCTTGAGGAATACTTCGAGCCGGGTGCATTGAATATGGAGTGGTTGGCACCTTACGCGCTTCCTTTGGCTGTGTTCATCGTAATTGCAGAAGTTCTTCTTGGAGTGGCGCTCTTGGTGGGTGCACTTCCGAAGCTTACCAGTTCATTGACACTGGTATTAATGCTGTTCTTCACATGGTTGACTTTCTATACTCATACATGTGATCCGCTAGGAACCACAACAATCATCAACGAAGCAGGAGTAGAAGAGGTCATCGCTAACCAATGTGTATTGGAGTGTGGTTGTTTCGGAAATGCCATCCCATTAACGCCCTACGAGAGCTTCTTGAAAGACGTGTTTTTGCTCATTTTCGTGATTCCGATCTTCATTGGTGCTTGGTTGGGACGAATCAAATTGAATGAACCTAAAGAGGCCATCTTCATTTATGCCATCTCGATCTTAATCACTGCCATTTTTAGTATGGTGATGCTTGATTGGCTCTTCCCGCCGCTATTCACCGCCATTTCATTGATTGTGGCTGCGGGTATCCAACGTCGTGTATCACACAAATCCAAAGAATGGATCATGGCACTAGGGATCCTCGTGGTCTGTGGAATTACGCAATACCGCACTTTAGCGCATCTGCCTATGAAAGACTACCGTCCGTATGCCATTGGTCAGAACATTCTAGACAACATGAAGAGCGCAGAAGAGCTTGGAAAAGAGCCTCCTGAATACGCTACGGAGTATACGTTCCGCAACGTCAATACAAAGCAAGACACGATGATCTTGTCTACTGAATGGTTGAAAATCTACAACGAAGACTGGTTCAAGAATAATTACGAGGCCTTTGACGCAACAGATGATAAGCCAGGCACTTATGACGGGCCAGAAGTGAAGATCAAAGATGGATACGAACCGTTGATTGTCGACCTTGAGTTGATGACTTATGACGGTTTGGATATGACCTATGACATCCTTGAAGACGAGGGGTACGTATTCCTCCAGATTTCCAATACGTTAGGTAAGACAGAAGAAAGCGCTCAAGACAGATTCAATACCCTTGCTCGTCAGGCAGGCGAGAACGGACATCGCTTCTTCGCCGTTACGAATGCGAGCTACGACGAGGCCGAAACGTACCGTCACAAGCACGAAGCGGCCTACCCGTTCTTGAATTGTGACCAAACGGAGTTGAAGATTATCGTGCGTAGTAACCCAGGATTGGTACTCATCAAGAATGGTGTAGTTATCGAAAAGTGGGCTTGGCGTGATGTACCTACTTGGAGCGAGGCTCAGGAAATCATGAAGTAAGTGCTTCAATTCATTCTCAAACGATCGATATATGGTATCAGCGTCTTATTTGGCGTTGTTACCCTTGTGTTCTTCCTATTTGCGCTTGTGCCTGATCCAGCGCGTGAGTTAGCAGGACAAAGTGAATCTGAAGAGATCGTTCAAGCTATTCGTGAGAAGTATGATTTAGACCTGCCGGTCGGAACGCGCTTCGCGCTTTTCATCAATGATTTAAGTCCGATTTCAGTGTATTCCACGGATCCCAATAGCAGAAGGGATCATCCGGAGGTGAGTTCCATTGTTTTTATCTCAGGTTCATCAAACCAATGGGTATTGAAGAAGCCCTACTTAGGACGTTCCTTCATCACGGATCGGAATGTGGGTGATATCCTTTCAGATGCCTTTCCAGGAACCATTGTGCTTGCTTTAACGGCAATGGTGTTCGCCTTAATCATAGGGCTATTCCTTGGGGTCGTAGCTGCCTTAAACGAAGGAGAGGGGTTAGATAGAACCATTCTGCTGCTGTCATCAGTGGGTATGAGCGGACCATCATTCTTCATGGCCATCTTAGTGGCATGGGTAGGAGGTTTTCTGCTTCATGACCAATTCAATATCTCTCTTTGGCTCATCGTAATTCCAGCGATCACAGTCATCTTCTTGAAGTTTGGAAAGAACGCAAGCTGGAAAGAAGCTCTGGCACATCGGTGGTTTGGTTATTCCTTTATTGTCGCTCTGTTGATTTGGCCAATTTCATCTTGGTTAGGATTGCCGTTGCTCTCTGTAGACACAGGAGGTACAGGGCTTTCTATGAATGGAAGCATGTATGAAGTAGATGTTTGGGAAGGACAGCAGCTAGCTCTGAGAAACTTAATTCTTCCAGCATTGACCTTGGGTATTCGACCGCTAGCGGTCATCAGCCAATTAATGCGCAACAGCGTGCTCGAGGTGATGCAACAAGAGTTCATTCGCACAGCAAAAGCAAAGGGCATCAATCAATTCAAACTAATCACGCGACATGTTCTTCGGAACGCGCTCAATCCGGTAATTACCGCTGCTTCAGGATGGCTCGCCTCAATGCTCGCAGGAGCCGTGTTCGTGGAGTTCGTTTTCGGATGGAAAGGAATGGGAATGGAAGTATTCCGAAGCCTCGAAAAGAATGACCTACCCGTAGTTATGGGAGCGGTTATGGTGATCGCACTCATCTTTGTGGTCATCAACACCCTAGTAGATATTCTTTACGCCTGGATCGATCCTCGAGTAAGACTTTCTTAGTGTAGGCGGTAAGCAGTATGCTGTATGCTGTTAGATATCTGTAGATTCCGTCCACCGTCCACCGTCCACCGTCCACCGTCCACCGTATACAGCATACTGCCTACAGCTTACGGCCTACATCAAACAGTGTTCATCGCACCGGCAGTCTCGTTCAACAGGTCTGTCAACTTCTGAGACATGTCGTTGTAGTAGCGCTTTGTGCGGTAGCTACTGACCCATTGAATCCCTTTGACGGCGTTCGTGAGGAAGAGCTCGTCGGCAGCCAAGAGGTTTTGCGGGCTCAAGGTGCACTCGTAGATCTTGATGTTGTTTTCGAGGGCTAGGTTAATGACCTGCATGCGCATGATTCCAGCTACTGGTCCGTCTTCGAGAGTAGAGGTATAGAGCACTCCATTTGAAACAAGGAACACATTTGAACTAGTTCCTTCAATGATGCCCATTTTGTAATTCTGAATCAAGGCGTCGTCTAGTCCTTTCTCTTGAGCGTAAAGGGCTGCCAAGACGTATAGCTTGCAATCGATATTCTTGTAGATCGAAAGTTTGTTGACGTCTTTCTTGATGTCAGGGTAAATGTCAACCTTCAAGCCTTCACCATTGAGCTCAAACCGATTGTTCGGAATGGCCATGGCTTCGATGGTATAGACAAAGTCACGTGAAGTAGGAAGGTAGAATCCACCAGCTTTCCGCGTGAACGTGATGCGGATACGTCCTCCTTGGAGCACTGAGTTCTTTTCACACAACTCAATGATTTCACGTTCGATTTTCTGCAAAGCAAAATTGATCGGACGATCCATTTGGTAGGCCTTGAGGGAATCGAGAATGCGTGAAAAATGATGTTCTAGGAAGAGGGGTTTCCCATTGAATACGCGAATTGTTTCAAAAAAACCATCAGCGAACCGAAATCCACGGTTGTTCGAAAAGATGGCTGGAGCATCTTCCGGGTAGAATTGGCCGTCGCTGAATACGTATCCCATTAACGCGAAGCTAATAATTCAACGTAATCAATCAAAGGTCCGTTGACCTCAATTAACACTCCTTGGATACCAACTTTAGCAGCGGCATCAAGGTCGCGTTGCTTGTCTCCAACCATTACTGATCGATTGGGGTCAATGTCGTACCTAGCGCATGCGCGCTCAATCATCAAGCTTCCAGGCTTTCTAGTTAGTGATTTGCCGTAGTTGTCATGATGAGGCGAGTAGTAAATATCTGTGATTTCAAAACCAGCCTTTTTGCACTCATCTTTCAGGTAATCATGAATTTCGGCTACATCCTCATGAGTGTAGAGTCCTTTGGCGATGCCACCTTGATTGGTTATTAGAATCAAAAGAAAGCCAGCATCATGCAATTGCTTCATTGCCTGAATTACCGTTGGTAGAATGGTAAACTCACTGAGGCTTTTCGTGTAATCACCTGGATCATGATTGATTACGCCATCTCTATCGAGGAATATCGCTTTGTTCATGATTGAATATCGTCGTATCTCATTTCGCTAGCGCGGAAAACGCCTTTTCCTTTAGCGGCAATCTTTCCGTCGGCGTAAATCTCAGCGGTAGCGATGTAGTCTTTTCCGTCTTTGCCTTCAAAGGTACCAATGCATTCTAGTTCCTCTGTGGTAATCATTCGAAATAGTTTGACCTCAAATGACAAGGTTAAAAGAAAGAACTCCTTTTCTTGACTGGCCGCTGCGAAATAGGCGGCATCATCCATCAAACGGAAGTAACGCGCGCCATGAATACCACCGCCCGCATGAAAGTGGGTGTTATCAAATTGAATGGTGAGGGTAGAGCTACCATCCTTGACCAGTAAGGTTGGACGTAAAAAGTGGTTGTTGACAGGAGCAGAGTCATAGATCGCCTCCAGTCTTCGGTAGTGTGCATCCATACTACGAAAGTACAGTGTTTGTGAGACTAAAGCTTTTGCAATTTGGGAAGTCTAAATGTTGAAAAACTTGTTGAAAGTGAACAGGTTCGAGATCGGTTGAGTCCATTAAATATGTACACATTTGTGTAGATCGTGCGTTTATTGTCAGAGGCGCGTTTGCTTCTGATACTGTTATATAATGAGGACACTCAGCTTTTTAGAATCCTATAAAGCCAAGGTCGAAGCAATGGATATCCTTCCTCAATCTGTGCTAGTCATGGATAAGGAGGGCGTCTTTTTCGCTTCGAACAGATCATCTGCATTGAACCCCACGGGTTTGCGGAGTGAGTTCCTTATGGATATAGCCCTCAACCTTCTTCCAATTCACGACCAGCGTAAAGCTGAAATCCAGAACATTACTGAACAGGTTATTGAACAAAAGACAGTAGCCTACCATAGCTTTGAAGTTTCTGAACATGGAAAGACCCATGTGATCAACACGTCGTTCACGCCACTCTTTCATGAAGGAGAATCTGTGGGGGTATTAATGTCTTCAGAAGTTGGAGAAGCCAAAAATGGTCCGTTTGCCTCATGGGAAGCGTTGTTCGGTAAAAGCAATGAAAACTACGTTTGTGTGAATCGCGACAAAGTGGTTTTGGCTACAAACTTCAAAACAAGTGCTTTACGCAGTCTTGATCAAGTTGGCGCTTCGCTAGATGGGCTTTTGATGGATGAAGACCGTACGGTGTTCAATGCGGCGTTCGCCAGTTGTATTGAGTCAGCTGAAGTTCGTCGCTTCGATGTGCCGCTGGGTGGAAAGTGGTTTACCTTCACTTTAAGTCCATGGACAGAAGCTAACCTCACCACACATGTGGTCATTCGCATGGATGACATCACCACACTGCACAATACACGTCTTGAAGAGGAAGGGCGAATCGCCTTGCTCAACGACGCCTTGTCTGGTGCGGAAGAGGGCGTGTTCTTGATTCACCTTGGAGGAAGAATCGTATTCCGGAATCAGACTTCATACCACTTCGTTGCTTCCAATGCACAGCATATTCAAGACTTGATGTTCAACCTTGACGGACATCTATTTGATCTTGAGTCTGATGAACGAATGACGCCTGATAGCCTGGGAATTTTCAAATCACTTGATGATCAATCGTCTCGCAAGCAGCAATTCGGTTTAGAAACGAACAGTGGACGAAAAATCATAGAAAGCAACGTTCAGCCTTTGGAACGCTCAAGTAGCGGAGGGCTGTATTTCCTATGGACCATTCGTGATATCACCAATGAAATGGAGCAAATCGCTGACCTGAAAGAAGCGAATGCAGAAATGGACAACTTCGTTCGTGCCGCTGCGCATGATTTGAGAGCGCCAGTTTCGGTGGTTTACAATCTCGCGAAGCTGATTGAAGGAAGCGATGACCCGAATCGTATCAAAGACCTCGGAATCAAGATTGCTTCTGCAGCTAAGCAGCTCACGAGCATCTTCCAAAGCATGATGGAGCTAGCAGAGTCTCGACAGGCGCACACACGTTCGTATGAGATCGTTCCATTTGAAGATGTTATTCGAGAAGTAAAAGGGACATTGATCGACCTTAACAAAGGCGCTTGCCCAATTTTCATGGATCTCGAGGAAACTGAAATTGCTTACAACCGAGCTTTCTTGCGCTCGATCATATATAACCTGCTCAATAACGCCTGTAAATACCGTGATCCAGAGAAATTGGAACACCGTGTAGATATTCGCGTGCTTTCAGCTACCAACGGGGTGTGGCTTGAAGTACAAGACAATGGGGTAGGAATGAATCTTAAAAAAGTAGGAAGAGACTTGTTCCAGCCTTTCCGTAGGTTGTCTACCGTGGGAGAAGGGTCTGGAGTAGGATTGAGCTTGGTCAAGAACTTCGCTGAGAAAAACGGTGGTGAAATCCACGTTGAAAGTGAGCCTGGAGTAGGGACTACTTTCCGAGTACTGCTTAGAAGCTACAAGCCAGACCAACAGCAGTACGAGCTCTTCGAATCGTAATCACGAAACGCGTAGCCCGTTTTCAGCCTCGCCATGCAAGCCGAGTAGCGTCACTGCTCCTTTCTTATCTACTGCGCCTAGTACAAGACATTCACTCATAAAGTTCGCAATCTGCTTAGGAGGGAAGTTGACCACTGCTAATACTTGTTTACCAGGAAGCTCATCTATGGAGTACAAGTCAGTTATCTGAGCACTCGTTTTCTTCGTGCCCAATTCTGGACCGAAGTCAATCCACAATTGATAGGCCGGATTGCGAGCCTTTTCGAACGCCTTGGCATCGGTCACAGTGCCAACACGAATGTCAACTTTTAAGAAGTCGTCAAAACTGAGATTTGTTGATGTCTTTTCCATAAATCGTTGGTAACTG
Coding sequences within it:
- a CDS encoding PAS domain-containing sensor histidine kinase; translated protein: MRTLSFLESYKAKVEAMDILPQSVLVMDKEGVFFASNRSSALNPTGLRSEFLMDIALNLLPIHDQRKAEIQNITEQVIEQKTVAYHSFEVSEHGKTHVINTSFTPLFHEGESVGVLMSSEVGEAKNGPFASWEALFGKSNENYVCVNRDKVVLATNFKTSALRSLDQVGASLDGLLMDEDRTVFNAAFASCIESAEVRRFDVPLGGKWFTFTLSPWTEANLTTHVVIRMDDITTLHNTRLEEEGRIALLNDALSGAEEGVFLIHLGGRIVFRNQTSYHFVASNAQHIQDLMFNLDGHLFDLESDERMTPDSLGIFKSLDDQSSRKQQFGLETNSGRKIIESNVQPLERSSSGGLYFLWTIRDITNEMEQIADLKEANAEMDNFVRAAAHDLRAPVSVVYNLAKLIEGSDDPNRIKDLGIKIASAAKQLTSIFQSMMELAESRQAHTRSYEIVPFEDVIREVKGTLIDLNKGACPIFMDLEETEIAYNRAFLRSIIYNLLNNACKYRDPEKLEHRVDIRVLSATNGVWLEVQDNGVGMNLKKVGRDLFQPFRRLSTVGEGSGVGLSLVKNFAEKNGGEIHVESEPGVGTTFRVLLRSYKPDQQQYELFES
- a CDS encoding tRNA-binding protein, which encodes MEKTSTNLSFDDFLKVDIRVGTVTDAKAFEKARNPAYQLWIDFGPELGTKKTSAQITDLYSIDELPGKQVLAVVNFPPKQIANFMSECLVLGAVDKKGAVTLLGLHGEAENGLRVS